The following coding sequences lie in one Carassius carassius chromosome 1, fCarCar2.1, whole genome shotgun sequence genomic window:
- the LOC132141678 gene encoding chromobox protein homolog 8-like, giving the protein MELSAVGERVFAAESIIKRRIRRGRMEYLVKWKGWSQKYSTWEPEENILDERLFAAFEEREREREMYGPKKRGPKPETFLMKAKAKGKNYEFRREMSRDLHVSFPVAEPIVTPRAREGLRTVVPTIFPPSTINRGESVRVRPLDLERDPLTHGTPGQRPLDFASSPKKRGPKPKLRPGGSSTEGVKRKADEPLSYRPSKSERSGESSNCDVFHLTQKFPAESSLVQKPSDVKFRHGGTILKPGLGVVGHRRKDSSSGAINQSKMKHPPQNSLFRSTAQTREQLSLSFVDQKTDQSWLPCLKNMEKIIVTDVTSNSLTVTIKESSTDKGFFKENR; this is encoded by the exons ATGGAGCTCTCCGCCGTCGGGGAGCGCGTCTTCGCCGCCGAATCCATCATTAAACGGCGCATCAGGAGA GGACGGATGGAGTATCTGGTCAAGTGGAAAGGCTGGTCTCAGAA ATACAGCACCTGGGAACCAGAGGAGAATATTCTGGACGAGCGTCTTTTCGCTGCATTTGAAGAAAG agagcgtgagagagagatgtATGGTCCAAAAAAGAGGGGACCTAAAccagaaacatttttaatgaag GCTAAAGCAAAAGGCAAAAACtatgagttcagacgggaaatGTCTCGAGACTTACACGTGTCATTCCCAGTAGCTGAACCGATTGTGACGCCCAGAGCCCGTGAGGGACTGCGGACAGTCGTGCCAACGATTTTCCCACCGAGCACCATCAACAGAGGCGAAAGTGTTCGTGTGCGTCCACTGGACCTTGAGCGAGACCCACTGACTCATGGAACACCGGGACAACGGCCGCTGGATTTTGCCAGCTCACCAAAAAAGCGAGGACCAAAGCCAAAGTTGCGTCCGGGAGGTTCATCCACTGAAGGTGTTAAAAGAAAGGCAGATGAACCGTTATCTTATCGTCCTTCCAAATCCGAGAGATCAGGAGAGTCCTCGAACTGTGATGTCTTCCATTTAACCCAAAAGTTTCCAGCAGAATCCAGCCTCGTTCAGAAGCCAAGTGATGTCAAATTCAGACATGGTGGCACCATCTTAAAACCTGGGCTTGGTGTTGTGGGACATCGACGGAAGGACAGCTCAAGTGGTGCCATTAACCAATCCAAGATGAAACATCCTCCCCAAAACAGTCTATTTCGATCCACCGCTCAAACCAGAGAGCAACTGTCTCTGAGTTTTGTAGACCAAAAAACCGATCAGTCCTGGTTGCCTTGTTTGAAGAACATGGAGAAAATTATTGTTACTGACGTAACCAGTAACTCTTTGACTGTCACCATAAAAGAGAGTTCAACGGACAAAGGTTTCTTCAAAGAAAACAGATGA
- the cbx4 gene encoding E3 SUMO-protein ligase CBX4, whose protein sequence is MDLPAVGEHVFAVEGIEKKRLRKGRIEYLVKWRGWSAKYNTWEPEENILDPRLLVAFQNRERQEQMVGYRKRGPKSKHPLVQLPAFARRSSILGGLEDTSLDEENQPKVEPLQIQHSRPQHYQLNSKKHHQYQPSCREISLEQHVSGKKKHFYQLNSKKHHHYQPDPKMYDTPLTRPKEVKVQDPSNKGWNLPPAFHQKWIRNKDSGCLSKVKDLSIELKSLPDNTNKAERALKTSAKEFALPNGISSKMKIIKNKNKNGRIVIVMSKYMDKGVHSSKVKNKDASKMEAEHNEKSTLNKTDKLSDGETTAGCENGSVENASTFSSSSECIHKTSTKKAELPKDTPSETEQMVIDLCDQPNAENAAPAHMDTKLNHRKRNLSEPKEDVRNCKQFFSSRSISAPNTVLSSPQREPINLHYSRSLASRAYSYDFSDTIPEEPIDLSCGPTKTLKQFPTAEKVSGSSGQVKKTNSHVKPFVGNVIITDITTNCLTVTFKEYIQG, encoded by the exons ATGGATCTACCTGCCGTCGGGGAGCACGTCTTCGCGGTGGAGGGCATCGAAAAGAAGCGCCTACGGAAG GGCAGAATCGAGTATCTGGTGAAGTGGCGAGGATGGTCAGCCAA ATATAACACATGGGAACCCGAGGAAAACATTCTCGACCCGCGCCTTCTTGTGGCTTTCCAAAACAG AGAAAGGCAGGAGCAAATGGTGGGATATCGCAAAAGAGGGCCTAAATCCAAACACCCCCTTGTTCAG CTTCCTGCATTTGCTCGTAGATCAAGCATCCTGGGTGGTCTTGAGGACACATCATTGGATGAGGAGAACCAGCCCAAAGTGGAGCCCCTCCAGATCCAACACTCACGGCCGCAGCACTACCAGCTCAACAGCAAAAAACACCACCAGTACCAGCCCAGCTGCAGGGAGATCTCCCTCGAACAACACGTGAGCGGGAAAAAGAAGCACTTCTACCAGCTGAACAGCAAGAAACATCATCACTACCAGCCGGACCCCAAGATGTACGACACGCCACTCACGCGACCCAAAGAGGTCAAGGTTCAAGACCCTTCCAACAAAGGGTGGAACCTCCCTCCAGCCTTCCATCAGAAGTGGATTCGGAACAAAGACTCCGGCTGCCTGAGTAAAGTGAAAGATCTGTCCATCGAGCTCAAGAGCCTGCCGGATAATACGAACAAAGCGGAGCGGGCACTCAAGACGAGCGCCAAAGAGTTTGCACTTCCTAACGGCATCAGCAGCAAGATGAAAATAatcaagaacaaaaacaaaaacggaCGAATTGTCATTGTAATGAGCAAATACATGGACAAAGGTGTGCATTCATCTAAAGTAAAAAACAAGGATGCTTCCAAAATGGAAGCGGAGCACAATGAGAAATCTACACTGAATAAAACAGACAAACTGTCTGATGGTGAAACTACAGCAGGCTGCGAGAACGGCTCTGTCGAGAACGCCAGCACATTTTCTTCGTCTAGCGAGTGCATTCACAAGACCTCCACCAAAAAGGCAGAACTTCCAAAAGATACGCCTTCAGAGACTGAACAAATGGTGATAGATTTATGTGACCAACCAAATGCAGAGAACGCTGCCCCAGCCCACATGGACACCAAACTCAATCACCGCAAGAGGAACCTCTCAGAACCCAAAGAGGATGTGAGAAACTGTAAGCAGTTCTTCAGCTCCAGGAGCATCAGTGCACCAAACACTGTGCTTTCTTCTCCTCAGAGAGAACCTATAAACCTGCATTACAGCCGCAGTCTCGCCAGCAGAGCCTACAGTTATGACTTTAGCGACACCATTCCTGAAGAGCCTATTGATTTAAGCTGTGGTCCAACCAAAACTCTTAAGCAGTTTCCCACAGCGGAGAAGGTTTCAGGAAGCTCAGggcaagtgaagaaaacaaacagCCATGTTAAACCATTTGTGGGTAACGTTATCATCACCGATATCACTACGAACTGCTTAACCGTGACCTTTAAGGAATACATTCAAGGATAA